One part of the Pieris napi chromosome 4, ilPieNapi1.2, whole genome shotgun sequence genome encodes these proteins:
- the LOC125049034 gene encoding uncharacterized protein LOC125049034, whose translation MDMFPTHLDGIPKNRLDLVNDLELPDVTVSPYVWHPEESLSSCSSLEDDQTVSSDSSLALSRAMTDSEIDYGRYKRLKNRRFSDPWIELKTALDAFPPRYIESLNSFQDNTSESTEASVERRRYSEELRLKMERFFEEECRVFSPDDPGLLALEEALRNCNFKV comes from the exons ATGGACATGTTTCCAACACATCTCGATGGGATACCCAAAAACCGGTTGGATCTGGTTAATGATTTAGAGTTACCAGACGTAACTGTGTCTCCGTATGTCTGGCATCCCGAAGAATCTTTGAGCAGCTGTTCGTCTCTTGAGGACGATCAAACGGTATCTTCGGATTCGAGCTTGGCTCTATCCCGGGCTATGACTGATTCTGAGATTGATTACGGAAGATATAAGAGG ttaAAAAACCGAAGGTTCAGTGACCCGTGGATTGAATTGAAGACAGCTTTAGATGCCTTTCCTCCTCGGTATATAGAGTCTCTAAACAg TTTTCAAGATAATACATCTGAAAGCACAGAGGCGAGTGTAGAAAGAAGGCGCTACTCTGAGGAGCTGCGTCTGAAGATGGAGAGGTTCTTTGAAGAAGAGTGTAGGGTGTTCAGCCCTGATGACCCTGGTCTGCTTGCGTTGGAAGAAGCTTTAagaaattgcaattttaaggtttaa